One window of the Eucalyptus grandis isolate ANBG69807.140 chromosome 8, ASM1654582v1, whole genome shotgun sequence genome contains the following:
- the LOC104457403 gene encoding LOW QUALITY PROTEIN: uncharacterized protein LOC104457403 (The sequence of the model RefSeq protein was modified relative to this genomic sequence to represent the inferred CDS: inserted 2 bases in 2 codons), producing the protein MEKRLRSXLKSSPEEFISAVAGLSLKSSKAALKSVLHSXAPPLASSPSFPASLHRAVSQSVAALRDLLRGSPDADPGDLALLLPTPRRRASPAGLDRRRQKALERLRVLAHVARLCVSAARGESSAVGDLLPAVRALHDNLVLFESDSVLSAEIVGLCEEWWKGDLPARENLISQFLPFLVSRSLTLKKKVDVGRVYAMREAFGLFDFEDDSIEDLKMLLIRCVISPLYLKTEEGKRFVAFMFGLSRQLVKEALAMIKSQIPFGRKSMLEAYGDILFRAWNVAEGDSKDEIENGFLQGLIEGAIHSGSAALATSIRRVLGGFINQRTVDGVEKVLFRLTEPVLFRSLQVANSDVRQNALHLLLDVFPLEDPDATKEVKDSLLDRQFYLLERLLNDDCPDVRVVAVEGCCRILNLFWEVIPSSTITKIITRIFDDMAYDNCSEVRLSTINGVAYLLGNAQSHEVLKVLLPRLAHLITDGTLSVRVALIELLLLTRDIRSFQFNKVVTLEALLSMLATDQAQVAQKITRLLLPSYFPSKVTFEEACNRCVTLIKRSPKAGARFCEYAASEGAPLKSLMQLFKVFISFVLSTDKLNEDQIEGLLDAAAYICKQLVGEPSYKDALKEIFANDKLKCLFAAAPTAHAQSSVLNIVSAISPDDVSGLIEECGRLVMDCIGICENEERQSEVRSAHKLLLSYDQCDDMFDTFSKLLQNAAFHCHKKFGIDMSEKQSNSSSKRKKNQSSVRNLAKKRRVGQQMPSSFEDGYLVAVGVAWQIRDLLGCEDSRKAMLASSSCELILNTLKVITTASIVECVNVEYMSIYPLLAYTTLVMHMAAADPSLSSSQNSHNSTYSTSNPSRAVIEVMDQLLNCAEKLLRAGGHVNPASGQKEKEPATDASQPSDSESTGKKISRKVKMLTAIFKFISDAITLRFYSGNYGRCLHCASAAIRQIISDLAQLSSQSLQLTEDDMKEMTICLKSSFTYMVKLLNLVLTDTSEASRVQLEIFDLANHLLDLIISVELSLGYGCVMRLIAAAKPWLPDLVVALGSTYMLNKIHGDVSLTMSDISTHFPSWPSVIARMEVDELSEDCSEVEDESISRSEKYPAFKKLLQTVLVLLRANVHLLDAVGMIFLAGSLFGLERDNDGLVLGLLHFVTAKLVGHENQHWDQLDMMLASLDQIYLPIEKKHGEQIPGYRQNRLSAARALLEPVWMNHHSFESG; encoded by the exons ATGGAGAAGCGGCTGCGCT TCCTCAAATCCTCGCCGGAGGAGTTCAtctccgccgtcgccggcctCAGCCTGAAATCCTCCAAGGCCGCCCTCAAATCCGTCCTCCACT CAGCCCCTCCTCTCGCCTCCTCCCCGTCGTTCCCCGCCTCCCTCCACCGCGCCGTCTCCCAGTCCGTCGCCGCCCTCAGGGACCTCCTCCGCGGCTCCCCCGATGCCGACCCCGGCGACCTCGCCCTCCTCCTTCCAA CCCCGCGGCGGCGGGCCTCCCCGGCGGGCCTCGACCGCCGGAGGCAGAAGGCCCTGGAGAGGCTCCGGGTCTTGGCGCACGTGGCCCGGCTGTGCGTCTCGGCGGCCCGCGGGGAGAGCTCGGCGGTGGGCGATCTGCTGCCGGCGGTGCGGGCGCTGCACGACAATTTGGTGCTCTTCGAGTCGGACTCGGTCTTGTCGGCGGAGATCGTGGGCTTGTGCGAGGAGTGGTGGAAGGGCGATCTGCCCGCGAGAGAGAATTTGATTTCGCAGTTCCTGCCGTTCCTGGTGTCGAGGTCCTTGACTTTGAAGAAGAAGGTCGACGTGGGGAGGGTTTACGCGATGCGGGAAGCGTTCGGCTTGTTTGATTTCGAGGATGACAGCATCGAGGACTTGAAGATGTTGTTGATTCGGTGTGTGATCTCACCGCTGTATTTGAAGACCGAGGAAGGGAAGCGATTCGTGGCGTTCATGTTTGGGCTGAGCAGGCAGCTCGTGAAGGAAGCTTTGGCGATGATCAAATCGCAGATTCCGTTCGGGAGGAAGTCGATGTTGGAGGCATATGGGGATATACTGTTCAGGGCGTGGAATGTTGCGGAAGGAGATTCAAAAGATGAgattgaaaatgggtttttgcAGGGTTTAATTGAAGGGGCGATACACTCGGGCTCTGCAGCACTTGCAACATCAATCAGAAGAGTCTTGGGTGGGTTTATCAATCAGCGGACTGttgatggtgttgagaaggtcCTCTTCCGTCTGACCGAGCCAGTACTTTTCCGCTCACTACAG GTCGCAAACTCAGATGTTAGACAGAATGCACTGCACTTACTGCTGGATGTGTTCCCTCTAGAAGATCCGGATGCCACTAAAGAGGTTAAGGACAGCTTGCTTGACAGACAGTTCTATCTGTTGGAAAGACTGCTCAATGATGATTGTCCTGATGTAAGAGTTGTTGCTGTGGAAGGTTGTTGCCGCATCCTTAATCTGTTCTGGGAAGTTATTCCTTCATCTACCATCACCAAGATTATTACAAGGATTTTCGATGACATGGCATACGACAACTGCAGTGAAGTTAGGCTTTCCACTATAAATGGAGTTGCATATTTGCTTGGTAATGCACAGTCACATGAGGTTCTTAAAGTGCTACTACCGAGACTTGCGCATCTGATTACAGATGGTACTCTTTCCGTGCGGGTTGCCCTAATTGAACTTCTTCTCCTCACTAGAGATATTCGGTCTTTTCAGTTTAATAAG GTGGTAACACTAGAAGCACTACTGTCCATGCTTGCAACTGATCAGGCACAAGTTGCACAAAAGATCACGAGATTGCTTTTGCCATCATATTTTCCCTCCAAAGTAACTTTTGAAGAGGCGTGTAATCGATGTGTCACACTTATCAAGAGGTCACCCAAGGCTGGAGCGAGGTTTTGTGAGTATGCTGCCTCGGAAGGTGCACCGTTGAAGTCTCTTATGCAACTTTTCAAAGTATTTATTAGTTTTGTTTTGTCAACTGATAAGCTGAATGAAGATCAGATTGAGGGTTTACTTGATGCTGCTGCATACATTTGTAAGCAACTTGTTGGTGAGCCATCCTACAAGGATGCCCTGAAGGAAATATTTGCAAATGACAAGCTGAAGTGCTTATTTGCTGCGGCACCAACTGCGCATGCTCAATCTTCTGTTCTCAATATCGTCTCTGCCATCTCCCCAGATGATGTGTCAGGGCTCATTGAAGAATGTGGGCGCCTAGTCATGGACTGTATTGGTATatgtgaaaatgaagaaaggcaaTCTGAAGTAAGAAGTGCCCATAAGTTGTTGCTCTCTTATGATCAATGTGATGATATGTTTGACACTTTCTCAAAACTGCTGCAAAATGCTGCTTTCCATTGCCATAAGAAGTTTGGCATTGATATGTCAGAGAAGCAGAGTAATTCctcttcaaaaaggaaaaaaaatcagtcaTCGGTGAGAAACTTAGCTAAAAAGAGAAGAGTCGGCCAGCAGATGCCATCCAGCTTTGAGGATGGCTATTTGGTTGCTGTAGGAGTAGCCTGGCAAATAAGAGACTTGCTTGGATGTGAGGACTCTCGGAAGGCTATGTTGGCTTCTTCATCTTGTGAACTGATTCTTAATACTCTAAAGGTTATCACAACAGCCAGCATTGTGGAGTGTGTGAATGTTGAATACATGAGCATATACCCTCTCTTGGCATATACAACCTTGGTGATGCACATGGCCGCAGCAGATCCTAGCCTGAGTAGTTCACAGAACTCTCACAACAGTACGTATAGCACATCAAACCCTTCAAGAGCAGTGATAGAG GTTATGGATCAGTTGCTAAATTGTGCGGAGAAGCTGCTTAGAGCTGGTGGCCATGTTAATCCTGCCTCtggacaaaaggaaaaggaaccaGCAACAGATGCCTCTCAACCAAGTGATAGTG AATCAACAGGAAAAAAGATATCCAGAAAGGTGAAGATGCTAACCGCAATTTTCAAGTTCATAAGTGATGCCATAACCTTGAGATTTTATTCTGGCAATTATGGGAGATGCTTACATTGCGCATCAGCAGCCATTCGACAGATCATCTCAGATTTAGCACAACTATCTAGCCAGTCATTGCAATTGACAGAGGATGACATGAAAGAAATGACCATATGTCTGAAGAGCTCCTTCACTTACATGGTAAAATTGCTCAATTTAGTCCTTACAGACACCAGCGAAGCTTCAAGGGTTCAGTTGGAAATCTTTGATCTAGCCAATCATTTGCTCGATCTGATAATTAGTGTTGAGTTATCATTAGGGTATGGTTGCGTCATGCGTCTTATTGCAGCAGCCAAACCATGGCTGCCTGATTTGGTTGTGGCCCTGGGATCCACATATATGCTGAACAAGATCCATGGAGATGTTTCTTTAACCATGTCGGATATTTCAACCCATTTTCCATCATGGCCGTCAGTTATAGCAAGGATGGAGGTGGATGAGCTCTCTGAAGATTGTTCTGAAGTGGAGGATGAGAGCATCTCTCGATCCGAGAAGTACCCAGCATTTAAGAAGCTATTGCAAACAGTACTCGTTCTGCTGAGAGCAAATGTTCATCTACTCGATGCAGTTGGAATGATCTTCTTGGCTGGTTCATTGTTTGGGCTCGAGAGGGATAATGACGGCCTCGTGTTGGGACTCTTGCACTTTGTGACTGCAAAGCTAGTTGGGCACGAAAATCAACATTGGGATCAACTTGATATGATGTTGGCTTCTCTTGATCAAATCTATCTTCCGATTGAGAAAAAGCATGGAGAACAAATTCCCGGGTATAGGCAGAACCGATTGAGTGCCGCTCGGGCTTTGCTTGAACCTGTTTGGATGAATCATCATAGCTTCGAAAGTGGGTGA